From Micromonospora rifamycinica, a single genomic window includes:
- the argH gene encoding argininosuccinate lyase, producing MNAVDDKSLTENSAATNRTSLWGGRFAGGPAEALARLSVSVQFDWRLAPYDIAGSRAHARVLAGAGLLDPDELGRMLAALDDLEAACASGQFRPTIDDEDVHTALERGLLERLGSLGGKLRAGRSRNDQVATDLRLYLRDHARGVAARLVELAEALVEQAERHVDTAAPGMTHLQHAQPVTFGHWLLAHVQPLLRDLERLRDWDHRTAISPLGAGALAGSGLPLDPVAVSKELGFRTSFANSMDAVADRDFVAEFLFVTALVGVHLSRLGEEVVLWTSHEFGWVELDDAFATGSSIMPQKKNADIAELARGKSGRLVGGLMSVLTMLKGLPMAYDRDMQEDKEPAFDAVDTLELLLPALAGMISTMTVRVDRLVAAAPVGFSLATEVADWLVRRNVPFRDAHEITGKLVALCAARDCALDEVSDADLAAVSEHLDPSVRDVLSVRSALAARITPGSTGPGPVADQLAAASDQLTGWREWAAERVVPR from the coding sequence ATGAACGCCGTGGACGACAAGAGCCTGACCGAGAACAGCGCCGCGACGAACCGGACGAGTCTGTGGGGTGGCCGGTTCGCCGGCGGTCCCGCCGAGGCTCTCGCGCGGCTGTCGGTGAGCGTCCAGTTCGACTGGCGTCTCGCCCCGTACGACATCGCCGGTTCCCGGGCGCACGCCCGGGTGCTGGCCGGCGCGGGGCTGCTCGACCCCGACGAGCTGGGGCGGATGCTGGCCGCGCTGGACGACCTGGAGGCCGCCTGCGCGTCCGGGCAGTTCCGCCCCACCATCGACGACGAGGACGTGCACACCGCGCTGGAGCGGGGTCTGCTGGAGCGGCTCGGCAGCCTCGGCGGCAAGCTGCGGGCCGGCCGGTCGCGCAACGACCAGGTCGCCACCGACCTGCGGCTCTATCTGCGCGACCACGCCCGGGGGGTGGCCGCCCGGCTGGTCGAGCTGGCCGAGGCCCTGGTCGAGCAGGCGGAACGGCACGTCGACACGGCCGCGCCCGGGATGACCCACCTCCAGCACGCCCAACCGGTCACCTTCGGCCACTGGCTGCTGGCCCACGTCCAGCCGCTGCTGCGGGACCTGGAGCGGCTGCGCGACTGGGACCACCGGACGGCGATCAGCCCGCTCGGCGCGGGGGCGCTGGCCGGGTCGGGGCTGCCGCTGGATCCGGTGGCCGTCTCCAAGGAGCTGGGGTTCCGCACCTCGTTCGCCAACTCGATGGACGCGGTCGCCGACCGGGACTTCGTCGCCGAGTTCCTCTTCGTCACCGCGCTGGTGGGGGTGCACCTGTCCCGCCTCGGCGAGGAGGTGGTGCTCTGGACGTCGCACGAGTTCGGCTGGGTCGAGCTGGACGACGCCTTCGCCACCGGATCGTCGATCATGCCGCAGAAGAAGAACGCGGACATCGCCGAGCTGGCCCGGGGCAAGTCCGGCCGGCTGGTGGGCGGGCTGATGAGCGTGCTCACCATGCTCAAGGGCCTGCCGATGGCCTACGACCGGGACATGCAGGAGGACAAGGAGCCGGCCTTCGACGCGGTGGACACCCTGGAGCTGCTGCTCCCGGCCCTGGCCGGGATGATCTCCACGATGACCGTCCGGGTGGACCGCCTGGTCGCCGCCGCCCCGGTGGGCTTCTCGCTCGCCACCGAGGTCGCCGACTGGCTGGTCCGGCGTAACGTGCCGTTCCGCGACGCGCACGAGATCACCGGCAAGCTGGTGGCGCTCTGCGCGGCCCGGGACTGCGCCCTCGACGAGGTTTCCGACGCCGACCTGGCGGCGGTCAGCGAGCACCTCGACCCGTCGGTGCGTGACGTGCTGTCGGTCCGGTCGGCGCTGGCCGCCCGGATCACCCCCGGCTCCACCGGCCCCGGCCCGGTCGCCGACCAGCTCGCCGCCGCGTCCGACCAGCTCACCGGCTGGCGGGAGTGGGCCGCCGAGCGGGTGGTCCCCCGCTGA
- a CDS encoding MmcQ/YjbR family DNA-binding protein, which produces MTREEMLAYCLGKPGAWLDRPWEGDEVVKVGSRIFAFLGAPDGTARVGVKCGPTREIADEWLHRFPADARPMPYVGRSGWNALDLGGDIPDDELVDAVDGSYQAVVAKLPRRERPT; this is translated from the coding sequence ATGACGCGCGAGGAGATGCTGGCGTACTGCCTCGGCAAGCCGGGTGCCTGGCTGGACCGGCCCTGGGAGGGCGACGAGGTGGTGAAGGTGGGCAGCCGGATCTTCGCGTTCCTCGGCGCGCCCGACGGCACCGCCCGGGTCGGCGTCAAGTGCGGGCCGACCCGGGAGATCGCCGACGAGTGGCTGCACCGGTTCCCCGCCGACGCCCGGCCGATGCCCTACGTCGGCCGCTCCGGCTGGAACGCGCTCGACCTGGGCGGCGACATTCCCGACGACGAACTGGTCGACGCGGTCGACGGCTCGTACCAGGCGGTGGTGGCCAAGCTCCCCCGCCGCGAGCGCCCCACCTGA
- a CDS encoding universal stress protein has translation MNRPVVVGVDGSPTSLAAAEQAAHAAVLRSAPLHLVHGYLHPLGYGVPLNPYDLGVPAPSEEAQGMLERTAAELTDRWTGLAVQVRQVAGGPGATLVEESRRADLVVVGSRGLGGFAGLLLGSVGAQVAAHAHCPVLVVRPEAQPIAMDGPVLVGVDGSPAAGVAADQAAAEAVRRGVPLVLVHVGPAPQDREVPDEVAEADAAYQAHAVRLLAEASAAVRADHPDVVLREHPVRAVGVAQGLIEASGTASVLVVGTRGRGGFTGMLLGSVSQAVVQHAHCPVLVAHPYR, from the coding sequence ATGAACCGACCGGTAGTGGTGGGCGTGGACGGCTCACCGACCAGCCTGGCCGCCGCGGAGCAGGCCGCGCACGCGGCGGTGCTGCGCTCCGCGCCGCTGCACCTGGTGCACGGCTACCTGCACCCGCTCGGCTACGGCGTGCCGCTCAACCCGTACGACCTGGGGGTGCCGGCGCCGTCGGAGGAGGCGCAGGGGATGTTGGAGCGGACCGCCGCCGAGCTGACCGACCGGTGGACGGGGCTGGCGGTGCAGGTGCGCCAGGTCGCCGGTGGGCCGGGCGCGACGCTGGTCGAGGAGTCCCGCCGGGCCGATCTGGTGGTGGTGGGCAGCCGGGGTCTCGGCGGCTTCGCCGGGCTGCTGCTCGGCTCGGTCGGCGCGCAGGTCGCCGCGCACGCGCACTGCCCGGTGCTGGTGGTCCGCCCGGAGGCGCAGCCGATCGCGATGGACGGCCCGGTGCTGGTGGGCGTGGACGGCTCACCGGCCGCCGGGGTGGCCGCCGACCAGGCCGCCGCCGAGGCCGTCCGGCGGGGCGTGCCGCTGGTGCTGGTGCACGTCGGCCCCGCCCCGCAGGACCGGGAGGTGCCGGACGAGGTGGCGGAGGCCGACGCCGCGTACCAGGCGCACGCGGTACGGCTGCTCGCCGAGGCGTCCGCGGCGGTCCGCGCCGACCACCCGGACGTCGTGCTGCGGGAGCATCCGGTCCGGGCGGTCGGGGTGGCGCAGGGCCTGATCGAGGCGAGCGGCACGGCGTCGGTGCTGGTCGTCGGCACCCGGGGCCGGGGCGGCTTCACCGGGATGCTGCTCGGCTCGGTCAGCCAGGCGGTGGTGCAGCACGCGCACTGCCCGGTGCTGGTGGCCCACCCGTACCGGTGA
- a CDS encoding DNA-binding protein → MTDAFSAPDAARARAERTYAALHRISTRHADTDARRQRHTNPYLADPWEAVSVVTALAAGGAKRDDDEEPVDDADLTAALTLLPHLRAELDTLEAGLLTMARARGLTWQAIAFGLGLGSAQAAKQRYERLAARTA, encoded by the coding sequence ATGACCGACGCCTTCAGCGCACCCGACGCGGCCCGAGCCCGAGCGGAGCGGACCTACGCCGCGCTACACCGGATCAGCACGCGGCACGCCGACACCGACGCACGACGGCAGCGGCACACCAATCCGTACCTGGCCGACCCGTGGGAGGCCGTCTCGGTGGTGACCGCGCTCGCCGCCGGCGGGGCGAAGCGCGACGACGACGAGGAGCCCGTCGACGACGCGGACCTCACCGCTGCGCTGACCCTCCTGCCGCACCTGCGCGCCGAACTCGACACCCTGGAGGCGGGACTGCTGACGATGGCCCGCGCCCGCGGACTGACCTGGCAGGCCATTGCGTTCGGGCTCGGCCTGGGCAGCGCGCAAGCGGCCAAGCAACGCTACGAACGTCTGGCCGCCCGCACCGCCTGA
- the pflA gene encoding pyruvate formate-lyase-activating protein: MNVRPRDAVATATGRGDGVPTGAVHSWDVSVGVDGPGTRFVAFLAGCPLRCRYCHSPDTWYRRSGRHRTADELMAEIEPYRRFIAVAGGGVTISGGEPLMQPRFTGEVLRRCHDLGLHTALDTSGFLGVRADDALLDATDLVLLDVKSWDPATYRRVTRTGSVTPTLRFGRRLADRGTPIWVRFVLVPGLTDAEENVAGIADFAAGLDTVQRVEVLPFHRLGAHKYAELGLTFPLAQTEPPTPELVARVRGQFAARGLTVT, translated from the coding sequence GTGAACGTCCGGCCGCGCGACGCCGTCGCCACCGCCACCGGGCGGGGCGACGGCGTGCCGACCGGGGCGGTGCACTCGTGGGACGTGTCGGTGGGGGTGGACGGGCCGGGCACCCGGTTCGTGGCCTTCCTCGCCGGCTGCCCGCTGCGCTGCCGGTACTGCCACAGCCCGGACACCTGGTACCGGCGCAGCGGCCGGCACCGCACGGCCGACGAGCTGATGGCGGAGATCGAGCCGTACCGGCGGTTCATCGCGGTGGCCGGCGGCGGGGTGACGATCAGCGGCGGCGAGCCGCTGATGCAGCCCCGGTTCACCGGCGAGGTGCTGCGCCGCTGCCACGACCTGGGCCTGCACACCGCGCTGGACACCTCCGGTTTCCTCGGCGTCCGCGCCGACGACGCCCTGCTCGACGCCACCGACCTGGTGCTGCTGGACGTCAAGTCGTGGGATCCGGCGACCTACCGGCGGGTCACCCGCACCGGGTCGGTCACCCCGACGTTGCGCTTCGGCCGCCGGCTCGCCGACCGGGGCACCCCGATCTGGGTACGGTTCGTGCTGGTGCCCGGTCTCACCGACGCCGAGGAGAACGTGGCCGGGATCGCGGACTTCGCCGCCGGGCTGGACACCGTGCAGCGGGTCGAGGTGCTGCCGTTCCACCGCCTCGGCGCGCACAAGTACGCCGAGCTGGGGCTCACCTTCCCCCTCGCGCAGACGGAACCGCCCACCCCGGAGCTGGTGGCCCGGGTCCGGGGCCAGTTCGCCGCACGCGGCCTGACCGTCACCTGA
- a CDS encoding cyclic nucleotide-binding domain-containing protein, with translation MTPLEMLTEHPFLAGLPPQWLPRLTGYARPVVWHPGHRLFRAGQPAERFWLVRGGEVALDFPVPARGDVGIESIGAGGVLGWSWLFPPYRWQFGAVAVRRTPTVEFTAEGVRRLMESDDALGRQLTTRFMSVVVDRLQASRVRLLDLYGYPTSAAS, from the coding sequence ATGACCCCCCTGGAGATGCTCACCGAGCACCCCTTTCTCGCCGGGCTGCCGCCGCAGTGGCTGCCCCGGCTGACCGGGTACGCCCGGCCGGTGGTCTGGCACCCCGGTCACCGGTTGTTCCGCGCCGGTCAGCCGGCGGAACGGTTCTGGCTGGTCCGGGGCGGCGAGGTGGCATTGGACTTCCCGGTCCCCGCGCGCGGCGACGTCGGTATCGAGTCGATCGGGGCGGGTGGGGTGCTGGGCTGGTCGTGGCTGTTCCCGCCGTACCGCTGGCAGTTCGGTGCGGTGGCCGTCCGGCGGACGCCGACCGTGGAGTTCACCGCCGAGGGGGTGCGCCGGTTGATGGAGTCCGACGACGCCCTGGGCCGGCAGCTCACCACCCGGTTCATGAGCGTGGTGGTGGACCGGCTCCAGGCGTCCCGGGTCCGGCTGCTCGACCTGTACGGCTACCCGACCTCGGCGGCGAGCTGA
- the pflB gene encoding formate C-acetyltransferase — MTGTAHLDPWRGFTGDAWRDTVDVAAFVRDNHEPYTGDASFLTGPTCRTLEVWGTLRAMFVEERRRGVYDVDAATPSTITAHAPGYIDRERELIVGLQTDAPLRRAIMPAGGLRMVETALQAYGFAADPQVHRIFTTYRRTHNDAVFDAYPADVLAARRSHVITGLPDAYGRGRIIGDYRRVALYGVDRLVAERRALKAALDDRPSTDEVIRDREELAEQIRALGELAQMAAGYGYDISGPATTGREAIQWLYFAYLAATKEQNGAAMSLGRTAGFVDVYLRRDLAEGRLTEIEAQELVDDFVIKLRIVRFLRTPEYDQLFSGDPTWVTEALGGMGVDGRPLVTRTSFRYLQTLYNLGPAPEPNLTVLWSPRLPVGFKRFCAQVSLDTSAIQYENDDLIRPAYDDDTAIACCVSAMRVGRDMQFFGARANLAKALLYAINGGRDEITGEQVAPATAPVGGESLDYAEVLAAYERTLDWLAETYVDALNVIHHQHDRYAYERLEMALHDHPVHRFMATGIAGLSVAVDSLAAIRYGTVKVLRDDTGLAIDYVVEGEPPTYGNNDERADAIAVWLTETFAAKLRRQRTYRDAELTMSVLTITSNVVYGRHTGNTPDGRRAGEPFAPGANPMNGRDTHGLVAAALSVAKLPYDAARDGISLTSTVTPDGLGHTRDERIDNLAGVLDGYTDAGGFHLNVNVLDRATLVDAMAHPERYPQLTVRVSGYAVNFVRLTREQQEDVVSRTFHGSL; from the coding sequence ATGACCGGCACCGCACATCTCGACCCGTGGCGCGGCTTCACCGGCGACGCCTGGCGGGACACCGTCGACGTGGCCGCCTTCGTCCGGGACAACCACGAGCCGTACACCGGGGACGCGTCGTTCCTCACCGGGCCGACCTGCCGCACCCTGGAGGTCTGGGGGACGCTGCGGGCGATGTTCGTCGAGGAGCGCCGCCGCGGCGTGTACGACGTCGACGCGGCCACCCCGTCCACCATCACCGCGCACGCCCCCGGGTACATCGACCGGGAGCGGGAGCTGATCGTCGGGTTGCAGACCGACGCGCCGCTGCGCCGGGCGATCATGCCGGCCGGCGGGCTGCGGATGGTGGAGACCGCGTTGCAGGCGTACGGCTTCGCCGCCGACCCGCAGGTGCACCGGATCTTCACCACGTACCGCAGGACGCACAACGACGCGGTGTTCGACGCGTACCCGGCCGACGTGCTCGCCGCGCGCCGCTCGCACGTCATCACCGGGCTGCCCGACGCCTACGGGCGGGGGCGGATCATCGGCGACTACCGGCGGGTGGCGCTGTACGGGGTGGACCGGCTGGTCGCCGAGCGGAGGGCGCTGAAGGCGGCGCTGGACGACCGGCCGTCGACCGACGAGGTGATCCGGGACCGGGAGGAGCTGGCCGAGCAGATCCGGGCGCTCGGTGAGCTGGCGCAGATGGCGGCGGGGTACGGCTACGACATCTCCGGTCCGGCGACCACCGGTCGGGAGGCGATCCAGTGGCTCTACTTCGCCTACCTGGCCGCCACCAAGGAGCAGAACGGTGCGGCGATGTCGCTGGGGCGTACCGCCGGGTTCGTCGACGTCTACCTGCGGCGGGACCTCGCCGAGGGGCGGCTGACCGAGATCGAGGCCCAGGAGCTGGTCGACGACTTCGTGATCAAGCTGCGGATCGTCAGGTTCCTGCGCACCCCCGAGTACGACCAGCTCTTCTCCGGCGACCCGACCTGGGTGACCGAGGCGCTGGGCGGGATGGGCGTCGACGGTCGGCCGCTGGTCACCCGGACCAGCTTCCGCTACCTGCAGACCCTCTACAACCTCGGTCCCGCGCCGGAGCCGAACCTGACCGTGCTCTGGTCGCCCCGGCTGCCGGTCGGGTTCAAGCGGTTCTGCGCCCAGGTGTCGCTGGACACCAGCGCCATCCAGTACGAGAACGACGACCTGATCCGCCCGGCGTACGACGACGACACGGCGATCGCCTGCTGCGTGTCGGCCATGCGGGTGGGCCGGGACATGCAGTTCTTCGGCGCGCGGGCCAACCTCGCCAAGGCGCTGCTGTACGCGATCAACGGCGGGCGCGACGAGATCACCGGCGAGCAGGTCGCCCCGGCCACCGCCCCGGTCGGCGGGGAGAGCCTCGACTACGCGGAGGTGCTGGCGGCGTACGAGCGCACCCTGGACTGGCTGGCCGAGACGTACGTGGACGCGTTGAACGTGATCCACCACCAGCACGACCGGTACGCCTACGAGCGGCTGGAGATGGCCCTGCACGACCACCCGGTGCACCGGTTCATGGCCACCGGCATCGCCGGGCTGTCGGTGGCGGTGGACAGCCTCGCCGCGATCCGCTACGGCACGGTGAAGGTGCTGCGCGACGACACCGGCCTGGCGATCGACTACGTGGTCGAGGGGGAACCGCCGACGTACGGCAACAACGACGAGCGGGCCGACGCCATCGCGGTGTGGCTGACCGAGACGTTCGCGGCGAAGCTGCGCCGGCAGCGCACCTACCGCGACGCGGAGCTGACCATGTCGGTGCTGACCATCACCTCCAACGTGGTGTACGGCAGGCACACCGGCAACACCCCGGACGGCCGGCGGGCCGGTGAGCCGTTCGCCCCGGGTGCGAACCCGATGAACGGCCGGGACACCCACGGGCTGGTGGCCGCCGCGCTGTCGGTGGCGAAGCTGCCGTACGACGCGGCCCGCGACGGCATCTCGCTGACCTCGACGGTGACCCCGGACGGGCTGGGTCACACCCGCGACGAGCGGATCGACAACCTGGCCGGGGTGCTCGACGGCTACACCGACGCCGGCGGGTTCCACCTCAACGTCAACGTGCTGGACCGGGCCACCCTGGTCGACGCGATGGCGCACCCGGAGCGCTACCCGCAGCTCACCGTGCGGGTGTCCGGGTACGCGGTGAACTTCGTCCGGCTCACCCGGGAGCAGCAGGAGGACGTGGTGTCCCGGACCTTCCACGGGTCGCTGTGA
- a CDS encoding DNA-3-methyladenine glycosylase, protein MDYPWLRAPAAEVAETARTLLGWELAAGGVRIRLTEVEAYAGTGEDPASHAHRGPTPRTAVMFGPAGHAYTYFVFGMHWCLNIVCGGEGEAAAVLLRAGEVVAGLPAARERRGDVADRDLARGPARLAVALGVTASANGTCVLDGTGPLLLAPPATPVPRSAVSAGPRVGVAAAHDVPWRFWITGDPTVSAYRRHTPRQRT, encoded by the coding sequence GTGGACTACCCGTGGTTGCGCGCCCCGGCCGCCGAGGTGGCCGAGACGGCGCGGACGCTGCTCGGCTGGGAACTCGCCGCCGGCGGCGTCCGGATCAGACTGACCGAGGTCGAGGCGTACGCCGGGACCGGCGAGGACCCGGCGTCGCACGCCCACCGTGGACCCACGCCCCGGACCGCCGTGATGTTCGGCCCGGCGGGGCACGCCTACACGTACTTCGTGTTCGGCATGCACTGGTGTCTCAACATCGTCTGTGGTGGGGAGGGGGAGGCGGCGGCTGTCCTGCTGCGGGCCGGGGAGGTGGTCGCCGGCCTGCCGGCGGCCCGCGAGCGCCGGGGGGACGTCGCCGACCGGGACCTGGCCCGAGGGCCGGCCCGGCTGGCCGTCGCGCTCGGCGTCACCGCATCGGCGAACGGCACCTGTGTGCTCGACGGCACCGGACCGCTCCTGCTCGCCCCGCCGGCGACTCCGGTGCCCCGGTCGGCCGTCTCCGCGGGCCCCCGGGTCGGGGTGGCCGCCGCGCACGACGTGCCGTGGCGCTTCTGGATCACTGGCGACCCGACGGTCAGCGCCTACCGCCGGCACACGCCCCGACAACGCACCTGA
- a CDS encoding LLM class flavin-dependent oxidoreductase codes for MQFGVFTVGDVTVDPTTGREPTEHERIKAMVTIALKAEEVGLDVFATGEHHNRPFVPSSPTTMLGHIAARTERLLLSTSTTLITTNDPVKIAEDYAMLQHLADGRVDLMMGRGNTGPVYPWFGQDIRNGIRLAIENYELLHRLWREDVVDWQGKFRTPLQSFTSTPRPLDDVPPFVWHGSIRSPEIAEQAAFYGDGFFANHIFWPKEHTQRMVGLYRQRFAHYGHGSPEQAIVGLGGQVFMRRNSQDAVREFRPYFDNAPVYGHGPSLEEFTRETPLTVGSPQQVIDRTLGFREYVGDYQRQLFLLDHAGLPLKTVLEQLDLLGEEVVPVLRREFDALRPAHVPVAPTHASLVAARDAAASATTGDTGDLAVAGDAGDLAAAGAEGTR; via the coding sequence ATGCAGTTCGGAGTCTTCACCGTCGGCGATGTCACGGTCGACCCGACCACCGGACGGGAGCCGACCGAGCACGAGCGGATCAAGGCGATGGTGACCATCGCCCTCAAGGCCGAAGAGGTCGGTCTGGACGTCTTCGCCACCGGCGAGCACCACAACCGCCCGTTCGTCCCCTCCTCGCCGACCACCATGCTGGGGCACATCGCGGCCCGCACCGAGCGGCTGCTGCTGTCCACCTCGACCACGCTGATCACCACCAACGACCCGGTGAAGATCGCCGAGGACTACGCCATGCTCCAGCACCTGGCCGACGGCCGGGTGGACCTGATGATGGGGCGCGGCAACACCGGGCCGGTCTACCCGTGGTTCGGGCAGGACATCCGCAACGGCATCCGGCTCGCCATCGAGAACTACGAGCTGCTGCACCGGCTGTGGCGCGAGGACGTGGTCGACTGGCAGGGCAAGTTCCGTACCCCGTTGCAGTCGTTCACCTCGACCCCGCGCCCGCTCGACGACGTGCCGCCGTTCGTCTGGCACGGCTCGATCCGCAGCCCGGAGATCGCCGAGCAGGCCGCGTTCTACGGTGACGGCTTCTTCGCCAACCACATCTTCTGGCCCAAGGAGCACACCCAGCGGATGGTCGGCCTCTACCGGCAGCGCTTCGCCCACTACGGCCACGGCTCGCCCGAGCAGGCCATCGTCGGGCTCGGCGGGCAGGTGTTCATGCGGCGCAACTCGCAGGACGCGGTGCGCGAGTTCCGGCCGTACTTCGACAACGCGCCGGTCTACGGGCACGGGCCGTCGCTGGAGGAGTTCACCCGCGAGACCCCGCTGACCGTGGGCAGCCCGCAGCAGGTCATCGACCGCACCCTCGGCTTCCGGGAGTACGTCGGCGACTACCAGCGGCAGCTGTTCCTGCTCGACCACGCGGGGCTGCCGCTGAAGACGGTGCTGGAGCAGCTCGACCTGCTCGGCGAGGAGGTCGTACCGGTGCTGCGCAGGGAGTTCGACGCGCTGCGCCCGGCGCACGTGCCGGTCGCGCCCACCCACGCGTCGCTGGTCGCCGCCCGCGACGCCGCCGCGTCGGCCACGACGGGTGACACCGGTGACCTGGCCGTTGCGGGCGACGCCGGTGACCTGGCCGCCGCCGGGGCGGAGGGAACCCGGTGA
- a CDS encoding FMN reductase, translating into MTRRTLAVVSAGLSQPSSTRLLADQLAAAARDELVRRGDEVELRVVELRDHAHDVVNNLLTGFPSTDLRAALDAVTGADGIVAVTPIFNASYNGLFKSFFDVVDARALVDRPVLIGATGGTARHSLALEHAVRPMFGYLRAVVLPTSVFAAPEDWSGGTADGALRGRIDRAGRELAEQVDRRPPATGPADPFALTADFAELLGGGRED; encoded by the coding sequence GTGACCCGGCGCACCCTGGCCGTGGTGTCGGCGGGGCTGAGCCAGCCGTCGTCCACCCGACTGCTCGCCGACCAGCTCGCCGCGGCCGCCCGCGACGAGCTGGTCCGGCGCGGCGACGAGGTGGAGCTGCGGGTGGTCGAGCTGCGCGACCACGCCCACGACGTGGTGAACAACCTGCTCACCGGCTTCCCGTCGACCGACCTGCGGGCCGCCCTCGACGCGGTGACCGGCGCCGACGGCATCGTCGCCGTCACGCCGATCTTCAACGCGTCGTACAACGGGCTGTTCAAGTCCTTCTTCGACGTGGTGGACGCCCGGGCGCTGGTCGACCGGCCGGTGCTGATCGGCGCGACCGGCGGCACCGCCCGGCACTCGCTGGCCCTGGAGCACGCCGTCCGGCCGATGTTCGGCTACCTGCGCGCGGTGGTGCTGCCGACGTCGGTCTTCGCCGCGCCGGAGGACTGGTCCGGCGGCACCGCCGACGGCGCGCTGCGGGGCCGGATCGACCGTGCCGGCCGGGAGCTGGCCGAGCAGGTCGACCGGCGGCCACCGGCCACCGGCCCGGCCGACCCGTTCGCCCTCACCGCCGACTTCGCCGAACTCCTCGGCGGCGGCCGGGAGGACTGA
- a CDS encoding helix-turn-helix transcriptional regulator yields the protein MTDEVPGPLVAAGEILKMLNVSRSRFRAIALHPNFPRPFQTLSVGSVWLRSDVEAYIREHRRPRPSADEDEQG from the coding sequence ATGACTGATGAGGTGCCGGGGCCACTCGTCGCCGCAGGCGAAATCCTGAAGATGCTGAATGTCAGCCGGTCACGGTTCCGGGCCATCGCGCTGCATCCGAACTTTCCACGCCCGTTCCAGACGTTGTCGGTCGGCTCGGTGTGGCTGCGGTCCGATGTCGAGGCGTACATCCGGGAACACCGTCGGCCCAGGCCGTCGGCCGACGAGGACGAGCAGGGCTGA
- a CDS encoding GNAT family N-acetyltransferase, whose protein sequence is MTADLLLRPVRDDDLPHFFAHEQDPEAAWMAAFGPADPADRAAFDAHWARLRADPRIVNRTVVVDGTVVGRVAAFPVGGHTEVSYWIDPRRWGRGYATAALSALLRELPRRPVRARAAKDNRASLAVLRKCGFVVVGEDSGYAEGRGRQVEEWLLELPAAPADQGGH, encoded by the coding sequence GTGACCGCCGACCTGCTCCTGCGCCCGGTGCGCGACGACGACCTGCCGCACTTCTTCGCCCACGAGCAGGACCCGGAGGCGGCCTGGATGGCCGCCTTCGGCCCGGCCGACCCGGCCGACCGGGCCGCCTTCGACGCGCACTGGGCGCGGCTCCGCGCCGACCCCCGGATCGTGAACCGCACGGTGGTCGTCGACGGGACGGTGGTCGGCCGGGTGGCGGCCTTCCCGGTGGGCGGACACACCGAGGTCAGCTACTGGATCGACCCGCGCCGCTGGGGGCGCGGGTACGCCACCGCCGCGCTGTCGGCGCTGCTGCGCGAGCTGCCGCGGCGGCCGGTGCGCGCCCGTGCCGCGAAGGACAACCGGGCCTCCCTGGCGGTGCTGCGCAAGTGCGGCTTCGTCGTCGTCGGCGAGGACTCGGGGTACGCCGAGGGTCGGGGCCGGCAGGTCGAGGAGTGGCTGCTGGAGTTGCCCGCCGCCCCGGCTGACCAGGGCGGGCACTAG